A stretch of the Candidatus Jettenia sp. AMX2 genome encodes the following:
- a CDS encoding DUF72 domain-containing protein yields the protein MIKIGTSGFSFQDWIGTVYPPGIKKGDMLSYYEKHLGFKITEINATYYTIPSPKSFAGMIKKTSSDFDFTVKAHKSLTHEIRENNTGKFIDNKEAFERFLYSIGPLQKEGRLLAVLAQFPYSFHTTEENYNYIRTFQERLKNLPLVVEFRNGNWHNQKSIAFLKDNHIGYCAVDEPKYKNLMPYNPMVTTDLGYFRFHGRNPRWFQASAAERYDYLYSKEELQSFLPDIENIARSVSKTIVMFNNCHAGKSVINAKQLIDMLRENS from the coding sequence ATGATCAAAATAGGCACATCGGGTTTTTCGTTCCAGGATTGGATTGGTACTGTCTACCCTCCCGGTATCAAAAAAGGAGACATGCTTTCCTATTACGAGAAACACCTCGGCTTCAAAATAACCGAAATAAATGCCACCTATTATACGATCCCTTCTCCAAAGTCATTTGCAGGAATGATAAAAAAGACATCCTCCGATTTTGATTTCACAGTCAAGGCACATAAATCGTTAACCCATGAAATACGGGAAAATAATACCGGGAAATTTATTGATAACAAAGAAGCTTTTGAACGTTTCCTCTATTCTATCGGGCCGCTGCAAAAAGAGGGCAGACTGCTTGCCGTCCTGGCACAGTTTCCTTATAGCTTCCACACAACAGAGGAAAACTACAACTATATCAGGACTTTTCAAGAAAGACTAAAAAATCTCCCGCTCGTGGTAGAATTCAGAAATGGTAACTGGCATAATCAAAAAAGCATCGCCTTTCTTAAAGACAACCACATCGGATACTGTGCAGTAGATGAACCAAAATACAAAAACCTTATGCCATATAATCCAATGGTGACAACAGACCTTGGATACTTCAGATTTCACGGCAGAAATCCCCGCTGGTTTCAGGCATCTGCAGCAGAAAGGTATGACTATCTTTATTCAAAAGAGGAATTGCAATCCTTTCTGCCGGATATAGAGAATATCGCAAGGTCTGTCAGCAAAACCATTGTAATGTTCAATAACTGCCACGCCGGAAAGTCGGTTATTAATGCAAAACAGTTGATAGATATGCTAAGAGAGAATTCATAG
- the proC gene encoding pyrroline-5-carboxylate reductase produces the protein MLKEKIGFIGGGKMGEALCKGIMNARLSEVKNIMMSDVDAGRLNLLRSNIGVTTTQNNKDVASFADILILAVKPQIMHEVLNDVKNAITHRHLVISIAAGIPIRFIESRLQAGSRVIRVMPNTPCLVSASATAFSSGSHATDADAQLVTSLFHAVGKVFRLDEKYLDAVTGLSGSGPAYICMVIEALSDGGVKMGLSRDVATVLAAQTVFGTAKMVLEMGSHPAKIKDDVASPGGTTIEGISKLEEGGLRAALIGAVEAATLKSRKLGELF, from the coding sequence ATGCTCAAAGAAAAAATTGGATTTATTGGCGGAGGAAAGATGGGAGAAGCCCTTTGTAAGGGTATTATGAATGCCAGACTCAGTGAAGTTAAAAATATTATGATGAGCGATGTGGATGCAGGGCGGCTTAACCTCCTCAGGAGTAACATCGGAGTAACCACGACTCAAAATAATAAAGATGTCGCTTCATTTGCCGATATCCTTATATTGGCGGTCAAACCGCAAATAATGCATGAAGTACTGAACGATGTAAAAAATGCCATTACTCACCGGCATCTTGTTATATCCATTGCAGCGGGCATACCAATCCGTTTTATTGAATCCAGGCTGCAGGCTGGCTCAAGGGTAATCCGGGTAATGCCAAACACTCCATGCCTGGTAAGCGCCTCTGCCACAGCCTTCTCGTCCGGTAGTCATGCCACCGATGCGGATGCACAGTTAGTAACCAGTCTGTTTCATGCGGTAGGTAAGGTATTCCGTCTGGATGAAAAGTACCTCGATGCCGTCACAGGACTCAGCGGAAGTGGCCCTGCATACATCTGTATGGTCATCGAGGCGCTATCTGACGGCGGTGTAAAGATGGGGCTTTCCAGGGATGTTGCTACGGTACTTGCAGCACAAACGGTTTTCGGAACGGCAAAAATGGTGTTGGAAATGGGGTCACATCCGGCAAAAATAAAGGATGATGTCGCCTCGCCCGGCGGCACAACGATTGAAGGAATAAGCAAACTGGAAGAAGGAGGACTCAGGGCAGCACTTATTGGCGCTGTTGAAGCTGCTACCCTGAAATCGCGGAAATTGGGGGAACTATTTTAA
- a CDS encoding DUF4198 domain-containing protein gives MKKKIMLFCIFMLALPLKVSAHDVWMEKKDGYLVVEYGHPGETGSYDVSKVKEVEVYGTDGKVIQSVIKKDGYPVIIQPKGKAALVSLFFDNGFWIKTGDGWENKSKKELPGTDESFSFYSLKYSKTLLEWCNKFSKPLGTDDLELVPLKNPLTAKAGDILPLKIFLYGKPAEGVLINTGGYHKDDVRTDKNGFAEIQIEETGFQIITASVKIPLEDNTDADILSLSANITFEVP, from the coding sequence GTGAAAAAGAAAATAATGCTGTTTTGTATTTTTATGCTTGCCCTGCCACTTAAGGTATCGGCACATGATGTCTGGATGGAAAAAAAAGACGGATATCTTGTTGTTGAGTATGGCCATCCCGGAGAGACCGGATCATACGATGTTTCGAAAGTTAAAGAGGTTGAGGTATACGGGACCGATGGTAAAGTTATACAATCGGTGATCAAAAAAGATGGGTATCCGGTGATCATACAACCCAAAGGCAAAGCCGCCCTTGTCAGTCTGTTTTTCGACAACGGTTTCTGGATAAAGACAGGGGATGGATGGGAAAATAAGTCAAAAAAAGAACTACCAGGCACTGACGAATCATTTTCGTTTTATTCTTTAAAATACAGCAAGACATTGCTGGAATGGTGCAACAAGTTTTCAAAGCCTTTGGGAACAGATGATCTGGAACTGGTGCCATTGAAAAATCCGCTTACCGCAAAGGCCGGTGATATACTTCCTCTCAAAATATTTCTTTACGGTAAACCGGCAGAAGGGGTATTAATAAACACAGGTGGTTACCATAAGGACGATGTAAGGACGGATAAAAATGGCTTTGCAGAGATACAAATTGAAGAAACAGGGTTTCAGATCATTACTGCAAGTGTAAAGATACCCCTTGAGGATAATACAGATGCCGACATCTTATCATTATCAGCAAATATTACTTTTGAGGTACCGTAA
- a CDS encoding TonB-dependent receptor, with the protein MPSSVHIITKDDIQNMPVRHYLDLFRKTPAIITSHYGQGDIADGFGMRGYESGHGSQIAVYVDGVPVNVPHHSHSHGFADIGWLAPEMIERVEVIKGPFSALYGNFALGGVVNIITKKSDTSHAIKGEAGNYGSYRGSLKISNAEWKPMPFLFHEGYERDGYRDNSDYKRYNFFNKLTVPLWYGQLTARLHGVKREWGAPGYLNVSDVKSGIQKRTDAINKTDGGDSEYFNLVLNYSLTEGEAGFHSTLYVASEDHNRFATFPPSSQRLEHNERRYVGWNFLYNYIPVDTVSVVAGMDGRYDNGNLRRHDTRDRIITATTQDWHIKELSVGLFSQGQYAPADFAKIVGGIRYDHFFYDVENKIRPDNSGTGDTSIVSPKIGFVLTPPENIHLFANKGLGFRSPGVAEMSPQDRDFRNFRLKPARVDTGDVGFDTRFKENET; encoded by the coding sequence TTGCCTTCCTCTGTACATATTATAACAAAGGATGACATTCAAAATATGCCGGTGCGGCATTATCTTGATTTATTCAGAAAAACACCTGCTATCATTACGAGCCATTATGGTCAGGGTGACATTGCTGATGGTTTTGGCATGAGGGGCTATGAAAGCGGGCACGGAAGCCAGATAGCGGTATATGTTGATGGTGTGCCGGTAAATGTTCCACACCACAGCCATTCACACGGTTTTGCCGATATCGGGTGGCTTGCACCGGAAATGATAGAACGGGTAGAGGTTATCAAAGGGCCGTTTTCTGCCTTATACGGAAACTTTGCCCTCGGTGGTGTTGTAAATATTATTACAAAGAAATCTGATACATCACATGCCATAAAAGGGGAGGCGGGTAATTACGGTTCCTACAGGGGCTCTCTGAAGATTTCAAATGCCGAATGGAAACCAATGCCGTTTCTCTTTCATGAGGGTTATGAAAGAGACGGGTATCGTGACAATTCTGATTATAAGCGGTATAATTTTTTTAATAAATTGACTGTACCATTATGGTACGGTCAACTAACTGCAAGGCTTCATGGTGTGAAAAGAGAGTGGGGCGCTCCCGGTTATCTCAATGTCAGTGATGTAAAAAGCGGCATACAAAAGAGGACCGATGCAATTAACAAAACAGACGGAGGAGACAGCGAATATTTCAACCTTGTGTTAAATTATTCATTAACAGAGGGGGAAGCCGGTTTCCACTCAACACTCTATGTTGCATCTGAAGATCATAACCGTTTTGCCACCTTTCCCCCATCTTCTCAAAGGCTGGAACATAACGAAAGACGATATGTTGGCTGGAATTTTCTCTATAACTATATTCCGGTAGATACCGTATCTGTTGTAGCCGGTATGGATGGCAGATATGACAACGGTAATCTGCGGCGGCATGATACCAGAGACAGAATAATTACTGCTACGACGCAGGATTGGCACATAAAGGAATTGAGTGTGGGATTGTTTTCCCAGGGGCAGTATGCACCGGCTGATTTTGCCAAGATAGTCGGAGGCATACGGTATGATCACTTTTTTTACGATGTTGAAAACAAAATCAGACCAGACAACTCAGGAACCGGCGATACTTCTATTGTGAGTCCAAAGATTGGCTTTGTTTTAACCCCGCCTGAGAATATTCATCTGTTTGCAAACAAGGGACTCGGCTTCCGGTCACCCGGCGTTGCTGAAATGTCTCCCCAAGACAGAGACTTCAGGAATTTTCGTTTAAAACCTGCACGGGTGGATACAGGGGATGTTGGTTTTGATACACGTTTTAAGGAGAATGAGACGTGA